A genomic window from Eleginops maclovinus isolate JMC-PN-2008 ecotype Puerto Natales chromosome 9, JC_Emac_rtc_rv5, whole genome shotgun sequence includes:
- the cfap144 gene encoding protein FAM183A isoform X1, translated as MAGKEKLDLVHQNSIHVETIRKEQRYQKLHTEFSINPHRKLHVLPDRPMSRKPTEVIAENSDFIDAFHKAHLEPTKKYAMPLTASHEIGWISAPLIPSTRNDKRFNFCRISTDVTIHQEKTLRAST; from the exons atggcAGGAAAGGAGAAACTGGATTTGGTCCATCAAAACTCAATTCACGTTGAGACGATCCGGAAAGAGCAAAGATACCAGAAACTCCACACGGAGTTCAGCATCAACCCACACAGGAAAT TACATGTCCTCCCAGACAGACCCATGTCCAGGAAACCAACAGAAGTGATTGCAGAGAACT CGGACTTCATCGACGCCTTCCATAAGGCCCACCTAGAACCCACCAAGAAGTATGCAATGCCACTGACGGCGAGTCATGAAATAGGGTGGATATCGGCTCCACTG ATACCATCAACACGCAATGACAAGAGATTCAATTTTTGTAGGATCAGCACAGACGTCACCATACACCAGGAAAAGACCCTGCGTGCATCAACTTAG
- the cfap144 gene encoding protein FAM183A isoform X2: MAGKEKLDLVHQNSIHVETIRKEQRYQKLHTEFSINPHRKYRPMSRKPTEVIAENSDFIDAFHKAHLEPTKKYAMPLTASHEIGWISAPLIPSTRNDKRFNFCRISTDVTIHQEKTLRAST; encoded by the exons atggcAGGAAAGGAGAAACTGGATTTGGTCCATCAAAACTCAATTCACGTTGAGACGATCCGGAAAGAGCAAAGATACCAGAAACTCCACACGGAGTTCAGCATCAACCCACACAGGAAAT ACAGACCCATGTCCAGGAAACCAACAGAAGTGATTGCAGAGAACT CGGACTTCATCGACGCCTTCCATAAGGCCCACCTAGAACCCACCAAGAAGTATGCAATGCCACTGACGGCGAGTCATGAAATAGGGTGGATATCGGCTCCACTG ATACCATCAACACGCAATGACAAGAGATTCAATTTTTGTAGGATCAGCACAGACGTCACCATACACCAGGAAAAGACCCTGCGTGCATCAACTTAG